One Kribbella sp. NBC_00662 genomic region harbors:
- a CDS encoding DUF4097 family beta strand repeat-containing protein → MSTFNTPEPISAVLDIPAGRIEFVAADRADTTVEVRPADPSKSRDVKAAEEAQVGYADGVLRIEIAAKKQYFGPSGYVAVKVELPTGSQVDVKVASSELRSTGRLGDVAINSAHGSIDLADVASARLTLTAGDVSVGRLNGSAEIRTSQGNIRIAEAAAGALELRTDVGEIEVGAAAGVSGSLNAGTTTGRIDNALKNAEGAGAQLTIHATTTVGDIVARSL, encoded by the coding sequence ATGTCTACTTTCAACACCCCCGAGCCGATCTCCGCAGTCCTCGACATCCCCGCCGGCCGCATCGAGTTCGTCGCCGCCGACCGGGCCGACACCACCGTCGAGGTCCGGCCCGCGGACCCGTCCAAGAGCCGCGACGTGAAGGCGGCCGAGGAGGCCCAGGTCGGGTACGCCGACGGGGTCCTGCGGATCGAGATCGCCGCGAAGAAGCAGTACTTCGGACCGTCCGGGTACGTCGCGGTGAAGGTCGAACTGCCCACCGGATCCCAGGTCGACGTGAAGGTCGCCAGCTCCGAGCTCCGGTCCACCGGGCGTCTGGGCGACGTGGCGATCAACAGCGCGCACGGCTCGATCGACCTCGCGGACGTCGCGAGCGCCCGCCTCACCCTGACCGCCGGTGACGTCTCGGTCGGCCGCCTCAACGGCTCGGCGGAGATCCGCACCAGCCAGGGCAACATCCGGATCGCCGAGGCCGCCGCCGGCGCGCTCGAACTGCGCACCGACGTCGGCGAGATCGAGGTCGGCGCCGCCGCCGGTGTCTCGGGCTCGCTGAACGCCGGCACCACCACCGGCCGGATCGACAACGCGCTCAAGAACGCCGAAGGCGCCGGCGCCCAGCTCACCATCCACGCGACCACCACTGTCGGCGACATCGTCGCCCGCAGCCTCTGA
- the aspS gene encoding aspartate--tRNA(Asn) ligase: MRILSHEIPSAVGQTVTVAGWVHRRRRLAAVSFLILRDRSGLAQIVVKGSQAQLDELGEETVVQVTGTVAANPQAPGGAEIVDPVIEPLTEPAATPPIELWRPTVGAGLPVVLDNAPVALRHPVVRAGWEIAAAAMHGFREALSSQDFTEIQTPKIVATATESGANVFALDYFGGPAYLAQSPQFYKQQMVGVFERVFEVGPVFRAEPHDTVRHLAEYVSLDAEFGFITDHRDVLMMLRSAVAGMLEAVGQRAGGALERLGVELPEIPVDVPVVHFSEALKIAGADPDEPDLAPADERAIGEWARREHGSEFVAVEGYPMVKRPFYTHPQPSDPRWSNSFDLLFRGVELVTGGQRLHRYSDYVAALAARGESADAPAYSSYLQAFKHGMPPHGGFAIGLERFVARLTGAENVREVTLFPRDLHRLTP, translated from the coding sequence ATGCGCATTCTCAGTCATGAGATCCCCTCAGCAGTAGGCCAGACCGTCACGGTGGCCGGCTGGGTGCATCGAAGACGACGGCTCGCAGCCGTCAGTTTCCTGATCCTGCGCGACCGGTCCGGCCTGGCCCAGATCGTCGTCAAGGGCTCTCAGGCGCAGTTGGACGAGCTGGGTGAGGAGACTGTGGTTCAGGTGACCGGTACGGTCGCCGCCAACCCGCAGGCTCCCGGCGGCGCGGAGATCGTCGACCCGGTGATCGAGCCGTTGACCGAACCGGCCGCGACGCCGCCGATCGAGCTGTGGCGGCCGACGGTCGGCGCGGGGCTTCCCGTCGTACTGGACAACGCGCCGGTCGCGCTCCGGCACCCGGTCGTCCGGGCCGGGTGGGAGATCGCCGCGGCCGCCATGCACGGGTTCCGCGAGGCTCTGAGCAGTCAGGACTTCACGGAGATCCAGACGCCGAAGATCGTCGCTACGGCGACAGAGTCTGGGGCCAACGTCTTCGCGTTGGACTACTTCGGCGGACCGGCGTACCTGGCGCAGTCGCCGCAGTTCTACAAGCAGCAGATGGTCGGGGTGTTCGAGCGGGTCTTCGAGGTCGGTCCGGTGTTCCGGGCCGAGCCGCACGACACGGTCCGGCACCTGGCGGAGTACGTGTCGCTGGACGCGGAATTCGGCTTCATCACCGACCACCGCGACGTGCTGATGATGCTGCGCTCAGCGGTTGCCGGGATGCTCGAGGCAGTCGGTCAGCGGGCCGGCGGCGCGTTGGAGCGACTGGGCGTGGAGTTGCCGGAGATCCCGGTCGACGTACCGGTGGTGCACTTCAGTGAAGCGCTGAAGATCGCCGGTGCGGACCCGGACGAGCCGGACCTGGCGCCGGCCGACGAGCGCGCGATCGGCGAGTGGGCGCGGCGGGAGCACGGCAGCGAGTTCGTCGCGGTCGAGGGCTACCCGATGGTGAAGCGGCCGTTCTACACGCATCCGCAGCCGTCGGACCCGCGGTGGTCGAACTCGTTCGACCTGCTGTTCCGCGGGGTGGAGCTGGTCACGGGTGGCCAGCGTCTGCACCGGTACTCCGACTACGTCGCGGCTCTGGCAGCACGTGGCGAGTCGGCGGACGCCCCGGCGTACAGCTCGTATCTGCAGGCGTTCAAGCACGGGATGCCGCCGCACGGCGGGTTCGCGATCGGGCTCGAGCGGTTCGTCGCGCGGCTGACGGGTGCCGAGAACGTCCGTGAGGTCACGCTGTTCCCCCGCGACCTGCACCGGCTGACTCCCTGA
- a CDS encoding phosphotransferase family protein, with protein METTESVVAELNVALGTDYQLVRQLTGGFQSGAFELSGGVVLKWTDDPAWAARVRRAAELVRRARAVGYPTPAWLTVGTTAAGSPYQLQEFVSGTPVRDYSVVDESLARELIGVCELQRGLVPEPGISWSAWSRGVVLEGWDGVWERVSKYGGETDELLRRYELLCRPYRGEVLPDDDFVHGDLNLGNLLVEDGQVTGIVDIEAAGAGSRAYDLISLATSAARDGAAPGVDELFVEAALRAGGRAAVAMCAGAAYVSIAEFVHDRTGSPELIEYGARRVLDLLDA; from the coding sequence ATGGAGACCACCGAGTCGGTTGTCGCCGAGCTGAACGTTGCCCTAGGCACCGATTATCAGCTCGTGCGGCAGCTGACCGGTGGGTTCCAGTCAGGTGCGTTCGAGCTGTCCGGCGGCGTCGTCCTCAAGTGGACCGACGATCCGGCCTGGGCAGCACGGGTCCGGCGGGCGGCCGAGCTCGTCCGCCGGGCCCGCGCGGTCGGTTATCCGACACCTGCTTGGCTGACGGTGGGTACGACGGCCGCGGGGTCGCCGTACCAGTTGCAGGAGTTCGTGTCGGGTACGCCGGTGCGCGACTACTCGGTCGTCGACGAATCGCTCGCCCGCGAGCTGATCGGCGTGTGTGAGCTGCAGCGTGGTCTCGTGCCGGAGCCTGGGATCAGCTGGTCGGCGTGGTCGCGCGGCGTGGTCCTGGAGGGCTGGGACGGCGTCTGGGAACGGGTCAGCAAGTACGGCGGTGAGACCGACGAACTGCTTCGGCGCTACGAGTTGCTGTGCCGGCCGTACCGGGGCGAGGTCCTGCCCGACGACGACTTCGTCCACGGCGATCTGAATCTCGGCAACCTGCTCGTCGAGGACGGGCAGGTCACCGGGATCGTCGACATCGAGGCGGCCGGCGCCGGCTCCCGGGCGTACGATCTGATCTCGCTGGCGACGTCGGCGGCGCGGGACGGTGCGGCGCCGGGTGTGGATGAGCTGTTCGTCGAGGCAGCGCTCCGGGCCGGCGGAAGGGCGGCGGTGGCGATGTGCGCGGGAGCGGCGTACGTGAGCATCGCCGAGTTCGTGCATGACCGGACGGGGTCGCCGGAACTGATCGAGTACGGCGCCAGGAGGGTCCTCGACCTACTCGATGCATGA
- a CDS encoding sigma-70 family RNA polymerase sigma factor, whose product MDTPPGQPDVAGDAELIARVRNGDLEAYGELYARHHHAAERMARQLVPANDADDLASDAFAKVLDALRAGGGPDISFRAYLLTTVRRVHVDRIRSGKKVQSTDDIASYEREPETFDDPTVTGFESGAAAKAFASLPERWQAVLWHTEVEGEKPAAIAPLLGLTANGVSALAYRAREGLRQAYLQQHLADVAGDRCRWTTERLGAYVRGGLTKRENRNVREHLDDCAKCTAVYLELVEVNSALPALLAPALLGTAGLGYLAAASGAKVGLVGFVVTGWKKVTENSTRTAVGAGAVVVVAIAAVLAAMALTGNDTPQAAIDKPPTQQPTQPPGQKPTVPPVVPPSVSPPSTKPPASNPTTAPTTAPTTAPTTAPTQPSATPTATTPVPTTPTPTPTTPPPTTPVLDEALVTISMPSGGGSPANRETAGAASGIRFVITIKTPAANANPVVVGLKYGTELDWPLNGNPPGWSCNPTAGTCTASNPAAPAPLPATFDAPTGGAAADRTFTVSAKTGRLYDDDSATVQAQPSTDENLLKILDGKADPDVHHRIITVAPRTDRTKVTLKLSYGSELEWPIAANPAGWKCSSSTKTCTALNPDRPASLPANFDVPDDSSNAARTFTVAATADLVSDTDSEVLPAVQQDESLLQILTPTPQTDPNPFVYNRFLQVNGATGRKVTLDISWGRNLVFLPSWANGWTCDRTSDIRRATCWTNNYKKPLNSEWNAWLPGTGSNNALTVHARVGGREDTDSVQIPPTSSRR is encoded by the coding sequence ATGGACACGCCGCCAGGGCAGCCGGACGTCGCCGGCGACGCCGAACTGATCGCGCGCGTCCGCAACGGCGACCTCGAGGCGTACGGCGAGCTCTACGCGCGGCACCACCACGCCGCCGAGCGGATGGCGCGCCAGCTCGTCCCGGCCAACGACGCCGACGATCTGGCCAGTGACGCGTTCGCCAAGGTCCTGGACGCGCTCCGGGCCGGCGGCGGTCCGGACATCTCCTTCCGCGCCTACTTGCTGACGACGGTACGGCGGGTGCACGTCGACCGGATCCGCTCCGGCAAGAAGGTGCAGTCCACCGACGACATCGCGTCGTACGAGCGGGAGCCGGAGACGTTCGACGACCCGACCGTCACCGGCTTCGAGAGCGGCGCGGCGGCGAAGGCGTTCGCCAGCCTGCCCGAGCGTTGGCAGGCCGTCCTCTGGCACACCGAGGTCGAAGGTGAGAAGCCGGCCGCGATCGCTCCCCTGCTCGGCCTGACCGCGAACGGCGTGTCCGCGCTGGCCTACCGGGCCCGTGAGGGTCTGCGCCAGGCGTACCTGCAGCAGCACCTCGCCGACGTCGCCGGCGACCGGTGCCGTTGGACGACCGAGCGCCTCGGCGCCTACGTCCGCGGCGGCCTGACCAAGCGCGAGAACCGGAACGTCCGCGAGCACCTGGACGACTGCGCGAAGTGCACCGCGGTGTACCTCGAGCTCGTCGAGGTCAACAGCGCGCTGCCGGCGCTGCTCGCCCCGGCCCTGCTCGGCACGGCCGGCCTCGGCTACCTGGCCGCCGCGTCCGGCGCGAAGGTCGGCCTGGTCGGCTTCGTCGTCACCGGCTGGAAGAAGGTCACCGAGAACAGCACGCGTACTGCGGTCGGCGCCGGCGCGGTCGTGGTCGTCGCGATCGCCGCCGTACTCGCGGCCATGGCGCTGACCGGTAACGACACGCCCCAGGCGGCGATCGACAAGCCGCCGACGCAGCAACCGACCCAGCCGCCGGGACAGAAGCCGACCGTCCCGCCGGTCGTGCCACCGTCGGTGAGCCCGCCGTCGACCAAACCGCCCGCGTCCAACCCGACGACGGCGCCGACCACGGCCCCCACGACCGCGCCGACCACAGCGCCGACGCAACCGAGCGCGACGCCGACAGCGACCACACCGGTCCCGACGACGCCCACTCCGACGCCGACGACGCCGCCCCCGACCACTCCGGTGCTCGACGAGGCACTGGTGACGATCAGCATGCCCAGCGGCGGCGGCAGCCCGGCCAACCGCGAGACCGCCGGCGCGGCCAGCGGGATCCGGTTCGTGATCACGATCAAGACCCCGGCCGCGAACGCGAACCCGGTGGTGGTCGGGCTCAAGTACGGCACGGAGCTGGACTGGCCCCTCAACGGCAACCCGCCGGGCTGGAGCTGCAACCCGACGGCCGGCACGTGTACGGCGAGCAACCCGGCCGCACCGGCACCGCTGCCCGCGACCTTCGACGCACCGACCGGCGGAGCGGCCGCGGACCGCACCTTCACCGTCTCGGCCAAGACCGGCCGGCTGTACGACGACGACTCGGCCACCGTGCAGGCCCAACCGAGCACCGACGAGAACCTGCTGAAGATCCTCGACGGCAAGGCCGACCCGGACGTCCACCACCGGATCATCACCGTTGCCCCGCGCACCGACCGGACCAAGGTGACGCTGAAGCTCAGCTACGGCTCGGAGCTCGAGTGGCCGATCGCCGCGAACCCGGCCGGCTGGAAGTGCTCGTCGTCGACCAAGACGTGTACGGCGCTGAACCCCGACCGTCCCGCATCGCTGCCGGCGAACTTCGACGTACCCGACGACTCGTCGAACGCGGCGCGGACGTTCACGGTGGCCGCGACGGCCGACCTGGTCAGCGACACCGACTCCGAGGTGCTGCCGGCCGTCCAGCAGGACGAGTCGCTGCTGCAGATCCTGACGCCGACGCCGCAGACCGATCCGAACCCGTTCGTCTACAACCGGTTCCTGCAGGTCAACGGCGCCACCGGGCGGAAGGTGACCCTGGACATCTCGTGGGGCCGCAACCTGGTGTTCCTGCCGTCGTGGGCCAACGGCTGGACCTGTGACCGGACCAGTGACATCCGGCGCGCGACCTGCTGGACGAACAACTACAAGAAGCCGCTCAACTCGGAGTGGAACGCGTGGCTGCCCGGCACCGGGTCGAACAACGCGCTCACCGTCCACGCCCGGGTCGGCGGTCGCGAGGACACCGACAGCGTCCAGATCCCGCCCACGTCGTCCCGGCGGTAA
- a CDS encoding AAA family ATPase produces MAPLRGRSRELGQLLDALRSAGNGRASLAVVSGEPGIGKSALLAAAVEQAERQGFMVASAAAHQNDNISPLASLAPALRAGPDPLIGTEDFLELAALNAQPLWLAERVADLVGRRLADRRTLIVLDDAQWSDPLSAFVLRVSIARLSTANLLWLLASRPGDLIDQLIDAVRGQVPVHTLPLEPLTADAIQDLAADRLNHSVDPALAVQLAGVQGIPFLAEQLVAGLYLGDANASGPLPTGLVEGVHRRTSGLSELSRDLVRTAAVFGSEFRLEDVAALMATPVARLAAPLEEAIDAGLLTDAGSVLRFRHELLRSAALADVPPSAQRALHGAIASQLMSAGRGAAAAAPHVLAVAQSGDVAAVETLREAARDLLATMATTAAEVILEAFGLTRVDDPLRAEVGVEVVSILLTARQYDRAKAFADDLLSGTALYLGPITPHLQAMLRLHLAPYQWASGRLDVRELTIANPQFAERLAAYRALAGADVPSTADDPVAEAVLQVAAAEQARAAGRYAEARDLYAKARQAETGLGSLPDALLEVGELYCRAEADELPAALDRVRELMTAGDSWSAPQLAVLRARLEYAAGNLQEAESAAISGLRWMDQLHDRTLAPAADQVLALIALARGHLTQARKLAGSDPTITALLAIADGDVKAVRRLAVTRPDFPDRITVLLQADAVDELIRLSPSAASRGALAVVAAGNDVTELLEAVEVVRTANRPLLLALAEERLGRAALEAGDRQTGVTALERALDSLTALGATAPAGRIQAVLQAAGVRRRRWAAVPPRAQEGWEALTPMERRVALLVAEGHTNRSAAEELVVSASTVGTHLRAAFGKLGVNSRVQLTRLVLERFAPPPNA; encoded by the coding sequence GTGGCGCCGCTGCGGGGACGGTCCCGGGAGCTCGGACAGCTCCTCGACGCGTTGCGCTCGGCCGGCAACGGCCGCGCTTCGCTCGCCGTCGTCAGCGGTGAACCGGGGATCGGCAAGTCGGCGCTGCTCGCGGCCGCGGTGGAGCAGGCCGAGCGGCAGGGCTTCATGGTCGCGAGTGCGGCCGCGCACCAGAACGACAACATCAGCCCGCTCGCATCTCTCGCACCTGCTCTGCGCGCCGGACCGGATCCGCTGATCGGCACCGAGGACTTCCTCGAGTTGGCCGCGCTCAACGCGCAGCCGCTCTGGCTGGCCGAACGCGTTGCCGATCTCGTCGGTCGCCGCCTGGCGGACCGTCGCACGCTCATCGTGCTGGACGACGCCCAGTGGTCTGATCCGCTCAGCGCCTTCGTACTGCGGGTCTCGATCGCGCGCCTGTCGACCGCCAACCTGCTCTGGCTGCTCGCCAGTCGCCCTGGCGACCTGATCGACCAGCTGATCGACGCGGTGCGTGGCCAGGTGCCGGTCCACACACTCCCGCTCGAGCCGCTCACGGCAGACGCAATCCAGGACCTGGCTGCGGATCGGCTGAACCACTCGGTCGACCCGGCGCTCGCGGTCCAGCTCGCCGGTGTGCAGGGCATCCCGTTCCTCGCCGAGCAGTTGGTCGCCGGCCTCTACCTGGGCGACGCCAACGCCTCGGGTCCGCTGCCCACCGGTCTGGTCGAAGGCGTGCACCGTCGGACCAGTGGTCTGTCCGAGCTGAGCCGTGATCTCGTCCGCACGGCCGCTGTCTTCGGTAGCGAGTTCCGCCTCGAGGACGTCGCCGCACTGATGGCCACGCCGGTCGCAAGGCTCGCAGCGCCGTTGGAAGAGGCGATCGATGCCGGTCTGCTGACCGACGCCGGTTCGGTACTGCGTTTCCGCCATGAGCTACTGCGGTCCGCCGCGCTGGCCGACGTACCGCCGTCTGCTCAGCGGGCTCTGCATGGCGCGATTGCGAGCCAACTGATGTCCGCGGGGCGCGGTGCGGCCGCCGCGGCGCCGCATGTGCTCGCGGTCGCGCAGTCTGGTGATGTAGCTGCTGTGGAGACGCTGCGGGAGGCTGCGCGCGACCTGCTGGCCACCATGGCGACCACAGCGGCGGAGGTCATCCTGGAGGCGTTCGGCCTGACGCGCGTGGACGATCCGCTCCGTGCCGAGGTCGGTGTGGAGGTAGTGAGCATCCTGCTCACCGCACGGCAGTACGACCGTGCGAAGGCCTTCGCCGACGACCTGCTCAGCGGTACGGCGCTCTACCTCGGTCCGATCACGCCCCACCTGCAGGCGATGCTCCGGCTGCACCTGGCGCCGTACCAGTGGGCCAGCGGTCGTCTCGACGTACGAGAGCTCACGATTGCCAACCCGCAGTTCGCCGAACGGCTGGCGGCGTACCGCGCACTGGCCGGAGCAGACGTCCCCTCCACAGCAGACGATCCAGTGGCAGAGGCAGTTCTGCAGGTTGCTGCGGCCGAGCAGGCGCGCGCTGCGGGCAGGTACGCCGAGGCCCGCGACCTGTACGCGAAGGCGCGGCAAGCGGAGACCGGTCTGGGCAGTTTGCCCGACGCGTTGCTCGAGGTGGGTGAGCTGTACTGCCGGGCAGAGGCCGACGAGTTGCCGGCTGCTCTGGACCGAGTGCGCGAGCTGATGACTGCGGGCGATTCCTGGTCTGCACCACAGCTCGCGGTGTTGCGAGCACGGCTCGAGTACGCCGCCGGCAACCTGCAGGAGGCAGAGAGCGCGGCCATCTCGGGTCTCCGGTGGATGGACCAGTTGCACGACCGCACGCTCGCCCCGGCTGCGGACCAGGTGCTCGCCCTCATCGCGCTGGCCAGGGGTCACCTGACTCAGGCCCGCAAGCTCGCGGGGAGCGATCCGACCATCACCGCGCTCCTGGCGATCGCGGACGGCGATGTGAAGGCCGTCCGTCGGTTGGCTGTCACCCGGCCGGACTTCCCCGACCGGATCACCGTTCTACTGCAGGCCGATGCCGTCGACGAATTGATACGGCTCAGTCCGTCCGCAGCGAGCCGCGGAGCACTCGCGGTCGTGGCTGCGGGCAATGACGTCACTGAATTGCTGGAGGCTGTTGAAGTGGTACGTACTGCGAACCGACCCCTGCTGCTCGCCCTGGCCGAGGAACGCCTGGGCCGGGCTGCTCTGGAGGCCGGTGACCGCCAGACTGGGGTGACGGCGCTGGAGCGGGCGCTGGACAGTCTGACCGCTCTGGGGGCGACCGCACCGGCCGGGCGGATCCAGGCGGTGCTGCAGGCAGCAGGAGTACGTCGACGACGATGGGCCGCCGTACCGCCGCGAGCGCAGGAGGGGTGGGAGGCGCTCACTCCGATGGAGCGCCGGGTCGCACTGCTGGTGGCCGAGGGGCACACCAACCGGTCTGCCGCTGAGGAGCTGGTGGTGTCGGCCAGTACGGTCGGGACGCACCTGCGGGCCGCGTTCGGCAAGCTGGGGGTCAACTCGCGGGTCCAGCTGACCCGTCTGGTGCTGGAGCGGTTCGCCCCTCCCCCGAACGCATGA
- a CDS encoding serine hydrolase domain-containing protein, translating to MSTTNGFTEAGLRRLHDVLARHVDSGKIPGVVALVSRGDGEPHVETLGTMRHDGGAPMQRDTIFRMASTSKPVSISAAMVLLDECRLRLDDPVEPWLPELANRQVLKRIDSPVDDTVPAKRPITVRDVLTSTFGLGMDMTMIGTPIMAALFEQGITPNGPVPMPEPDEWMRRLGTLPLMYQPGERWQYQISSDLVGVLVSRVTGQSYDAFLRERIFEPLGMKDTGFWVPGDQIDRLPPLYAPDPATGEFQVWDEAEGGRHSAPPAFEGGGGGLNSTADDYHAYFRMMLNHGVHNGERILSKPAVELMTSNSLTPEVLAARETLARDNVHISFGQGQQGGWGFGMAVRTYRGDYAPIGQFGWDGGAGTSTYADPANQIVGILLTQVGTTVPSAVQLAGDFWTTLYQAI from the coding sequence ATGTCCACCACCAACGGCTTCACCGAAGCGGGTCTGCGCCGGCTGCACGACGTACTCGCCCGGCACGTCGACTCCGGGAAGATCCCCGGTGTCGTCGCCCTGGTCAGCCGGGGCGACGGTGAGCCGCACGTCGAGACACTCGGGACCATGCGCCACGACGGCGGCGCCCCGATGCAGCGCGACACCATCTTCCGGATGGCGTCGACGTCGAAGCCGGTCTCGATCTCGGCCGCGATGGTGCTGCTCGACGAGTGCCGGCTGCGGCTCGACGACCCGGTCGAGCCGTGGCTGCCCGAGCTCGCGAACCGCCAGGTGCTCAAGCGGATCGACAGCCCGGTGGACGACACTGTGCCGGCGAAGCGGCCGATCACGGTCCGGGACGTGCTCACCTCGACGTTCGGGCTCGGCATGGACATGACGATGATCGGTACGCCGATCATGGCCGCCCTGTTCGAGCAGGGCATCACGCCGAACGGGCCGGTGCCGATGCCGGAGCCGGACGAGTGGATGCGCCGGCTCGGCACGCTTCCGCTGATGTACCAGCCCGGCGAGCGGTGGCAGTACCAGATCAGCAGCGACCTGGTCGGAGTACTCGTCTCCAGGGTCACCGGTCAGTCGTACGACGCCTTCCTGCGCGAGCGGATCTTCGAGCCGCTGGGGATGAAGGACACCGGCTTCTGGGTGCCCGGCGACCAGATCGACCGTCTGCCTCCGCTGTACGCGCCGGACCCCGCGACCGGCGAGTTCCAGGTGTGGGACGAGGCCGAGGGCGGCCGGCACAGCGCTCCGCCGGCCTTCGAGGGCGGTGGCGGCGGGCTGAACTCCACCGCCGACGACTACCACGCGTACTTCCGGATGATGCTGAACCACGGCGTGCACAACGGCGAGCGGATCCTGTCCAAGCCCGCCGTCGAGCTGATGACCAGCAACAGCCTCACCCCGGAGGTGCTGGCCGCCCGCGAAACGCTGGCCCGGGACAACGTGCACATCTCGTTCGGCCAGGGCCAGCAGGGCGGCTGGGGCTTCGGGATGGCCGTCCGCACCTACCGGGGTGACTACGCGCCGATCGGTCAGTTCGGGTGGGACGGCGGCGCCGGTACGTCGACGTACGCCGACCCGGCCAACCAGATCGTCGGCATCCTGCTCACGCAGGTCGGCACGACGGTGCCGTCCGCGGTGCAGCTCGCAGGCGACTTCTGGACCACGCTCTACCAGGCGATCTGA
- a CDS encoding ArgE/DapE family deacylase: MTSEAERAVLAAIDDERIIADLRELVQIPSVDGTADESVVQAWCAERLSALGASVDHWRLDLEALTADPEFPGTEVERGEAWGCAGALGGDATPGLIFNGHVDVVPGDAFDARIEDGVMWGRGTCDMKGGVAAILGAVSAIVASGIRLRKPLAVHTVVGEEDGGLGAFATLRRGHRGEACLIAEPTAGAAIPANAGSLTFRLEVPGLATHGSTRSRGVSAIEKFTVIQHALQELEARRNQDPHPLLAHLDLANPLSVGTISAGDWASTVPDHLIAEGRYGVRLGEPLDAARKAFEDAIAGIEDDWLRDHPVKVSWPGGAFASGVLPDGDPLLTDTVQAVIDTGRPAPEVRGAPYGSDLRLYAAAGIPTLQYGPGDVRYAHAADEHVALADVLHAARTYALLAVRRCG, encoded by the coding sequence ATGACGAGTGAGGCCGAGCGGGCCGTGCTGGCGGCGATCGACGACGAGCGGATCATCGCGGACCTGCGCGAGCTGGTGCAGATCCCGAGCGTCGACGGGACCGCTGACGAGAGTGTCGTCCAGGCGTGGTGTGCCGAGCGGCTGAGTGCGCTCGGGGCGTCGGTCGACCATTGGCGGCTGGATCTGGAGGCGTTGACGGCCGACCCGGAGTTCCCGGGGACGGAGGTCGAGCGGGGCGAGGCCTGGGGCTGTGCCGGCGCACTCGGTGGGGACGCTACGCCCGGGCTGATCTTCAACGGGCACGTGGATGTGGTGCCGGGTGACGCGTTCGACGCCCGGATAGAGGACGGCGTGATGTGGGGCCGCGGGACGTGTGACATGAAGGGCGGCGTCGCGGCGATCCTCGGCGCGGTGTCGGCGATTGTTGCCTCGGGCATCCGTTTGCGCAAGCCGCTGGCCGTGCACACCGTCGTCGGCGAGGAGGACGGCGGGCTCGGCGCGTTCGCGACCCTGCGGCGCGGTCATCGCGGTGAGGCCTGCCTGATCGCGGAACCGACCGCCGGAGCCGCGATCCCCGCAAACGCCGGCTCACTGACCTTCAGGCTGGAAGTGCCGGGGCTCGCGACGCATGGTTCGACCCGTAGTCGCGGGGTCAGCGCGATCGAGAAGTTCACCGTGATCCAGCACGCCCTCCAAGAGCTCGAGGCCAGGCGCAACCAGGATCCGCATCCGCTACTCGCTCACCTCGACCTCGCGAACCCACTCTCCGTCGGCACCATCTCCGCCGGCGACTGGGCGAGCACCGTGCCCGACCACCTGATCGCCGAAGGCAGGTACGGCGTACGCCTCGGTGAGCCGCTCGATGCGGCCCGCAAAGCGTTCGAGGACGCGATCGCCGGCATCGAGGACGACTGGCTGCGCGATCACCCGGTCAAGGTGAGCTGGCCGGGCGGCGCGTTCGCGTCGGGGGTCCTGCCTGATGGTGACCCATTGCTCACCGATACCGTGCAGGCTGTGATCGACACCGGTAGGCCGGCTCCAGAGGTCCGAGGCGCTCCTTATGGCTCGGACCTCCGGCTGTACGCCGCAGCGGGCATCCCGACGCTGCAGTACGGACCCGGCGACGTCCGCTACGCGCACGCCGCCGACGAGCACGTGGCGCTGGCCGACGTACTGCACGCCGCCCGCACCTACGCCCTCCTCGCCGTCCGTCGGTGCGGTTGA
- a CDS encoding alpha/beta fold hydrolase: MRVRQLIAVAAAAVITITGMTTASAQTEHKPKPTIVLLHGAFADAASWSEVTERLQRDGYTVVAPAVPLRGIASDTTYLQGVLNTIPGPKVLVGHSYGGALVSELAGTSGVKSLVYVAAFIPQAGETIGALNAQYPGSELGPDTTSTIAYPGGVDLVVKPEAFHQVFSADLPARQAAVLGASQRPINAAAFDEKVNSTAPAGLPKYAVIPTADHAIAPAAERFMAQRAHATIVEVPGASHLVALSHSSTVARVIEQAAR; this comes from the coding sequence ATGAGAGTCCGTCAGCTGATCGCTGTCGCCGCCGCGGCGGTCATCACCATCACCGGCATGACAACCGCCAGCGCTCAGACCGAGCACAAGCCGAAGCCGACGATCGTTCTGCTGCACGGCGCGTTCGCCGATGCGGCGAGCTGGTCCGAGGTGACCGAACGGTTGCAGCGCGACGGGTACACCGTCGTCGCCCCCGCCGTACCGCTGCGTGGGATCGCCTCGGACACGACGTACCTGCAGGGCGTCCTGAACACGATCCCCGGTCCGAAGGTGCTCGTCGGCCACTCGTACGGCGGTGCGCTGGTCAGCGAGCTGGCCGGGACGAGCGGCGTGAAGTCGCTGGTGTACGTCGCCGCGTTCATCCCGCAGGCCGGTGAGACGATCGGGGCGCTCAACGCGCAGTACCCGGGCAGTGAGCTCGGTCCGGACACGACGAGCACGATCGCCTACCCGGGCGGTGTGGATCTGGTCGTGAAGCCGGAGGCGTTCCACCAGGTCTTCTCCGCCGACCTGCCTGCTCGACAGGCCGCAGTACTCGGCGCGTCCCAGCGTCCGATCAACGCGGCGGCGTTCGACGAGAAGGTCAACTCGACGGCGCCTGCCGGGCTCCCGAAGTACGCCGTGATCCCTACCGCTGACCACGCGATCGCACCGGCCGCGGAGCGCTTCATGGCCCAGCGTGCGCACGCCACGATCGTGGAGGTGCCGGGCGCCTCGCACCTGGTAGCCCTGTCGCACTCGAGCACCGTCGCCCGCGTCATCGAGCAGGCAGCCCGCTGA